DNA from Microbacterium foliorum:
GAGCGCGGATGGTCGCGGCGATCCTCTCGTCGAACTCCTCCCCGGCCGGCTCCTCCCACCACGGCGCTCCGCGCTCGCCCAGAGCGGTCTTCGCATCCTGCACGCGTCGTCGGGCATCGGATTCCGCGGCTCTGACCGCACGCCGCGCTGCCATGAGCTCGTCCACCAGCTCCTGACGGAACGAATCCGGGATCGAAGGATCCGTCGCCCGCCATCGGCGCCCGCCGATGATCACGTGGTGTCCGTCGGGCGTGAGCTCGGGGCCCCCGTCGTCCGTGTCGCCCGCCTTCGTGGAACGTGCGCCCCTGTCCGATGCCATGAACGGCAGTCTGCCCTCGTGGTGCGACACGCGACAGGGGCTTGACCGCCCCGGGATGGGGCCGTCGGGCGGCGCCCGTCTCAGCCGACCGCGGTGAGCCCGTGAGGGGCGACGTTGAGGCGCTCGCAGCCGTCTGCGGTCACCACGACGATGTCCTCGATGCGGGCGCCCCACTGCCCCGCGAAGTAGATGCCCGGCTCGATGCTGAAGGCCATGCCCTCGCGGAGCACGAGGTCGTTACCAGGGGCGATGTAGGGCTCCTCGTGCACCGAGACGCCGATTCCATGACCCGTGCGGTGCAGGAACGCGTCGGCGAGTCCCGCCTCGGCCAGGACGCTGCGCGCTGCGGCATCCACGTCGTGCGCGGTCGCCCCGGGGCGCACGGCGTCGACGGCGGCCTGCTGGGCGCGCACCAGCACGCCGATCCGCTCCGCCGCATCTGGGGCCGGGCTTCCGACGACGTAGGTGCGCGTGCTGTCGGAGTTGTAGCCGCTGGGCACGGCTCCCCCGATGTCGACGACGACGACGTCTCCGTCCTGGATGACCCGGTCGGACACCTCATGATGCGGGTCGGCGCCGTTCGGACCCGATCCCACGATCACGAACTCCACTGTGCGGTGTCCTTCGGCGACGATGGCGTCGGCGATGTCCGCCGCCACCTCGCGCTCGGTGCGGCCGGTACGCAACCACTCGTGCACCCGTCGGTGCACGGCGTCGATCGCCGCTCCGGCTCTGCGCAGCTCGGCCACCTCGTCGGCGTCCTTGATCATGCGGCCCTCGCGCAGCACCGGCGTCGCGAGCTCGATGTCCACGCCGAGTCTCCGTGCCAGGGGC
Protein-coding regions in this window:
- a CDS encoding DUF3253 domain-containing protein produces the protein MASDRGARSTKAGDTDDGGPELTPDGHHVIIGGRRWRATDPSIPDSFRQELVDELMAARRAVRAAESDARRRVQDAKTALGERGAPWWEEPAGEEFDERIAATIRALTRKRDGSSICPSDVARAIGGDSWRALMPQVRRVASNLADSDEIVVTQKGETVDIREVRGPVRMIRGPRI
- a CDS encoding M24 family metallopeptidase, with protein sequence MSTQPFFPASVYAARLDRASALAAEAGLDGIVVGPGPDLEYVVGVEGDTIERLTALILGPGTAATVVVPRMELAKVRSTAVGDLGLAVADWVDGEDPYELVAAALDTVSRVGVSDALPALHVVPLARRLGVDIELATPVLREGRMIKDADEVAELRRAGAAIDAVHRRVHEWLRTGRTEREVAADIADAIVAEGHRTVEFVIVGSGPNGADPHHEVSDRVIQDGDVVVVDIGGAVPSGYNSDSTRTYVVGSPAPDAAERIGVLVRAQQAAVDAVRPGATAHDVDAAARSVLAEAGLADAFLHRTGHGIGVSVHEEPYIAPGNDLVLREGMAFSIEPGIYFAGQWGARIEDIVVVTADGCERLNVAPHGLTAVG